A stretch of DNA from Lysinibacillus sp. B2A1:
CTCCTTGAAACTAAAATTGACGGAAGTTCTAAGTATAAAGATTTCGCGATATGGTTCATTTAGTAAATGAATTTCTTTATGTATAGAAATTAATGTGTTACGCTTGATCACTTCCACATCTGGTAAGTCTGCATTAGATGGCACATCATAGCCCATTTGTATCATTTGTTCAACACTCCTGTGATGATGACGTTTTTCCTTTTTTAGATGGTTATAGTATGTATGCTTTGCAATTTTACATAACCAGACAGTCATTTTACATTCACCATTGTATCGCTCAATTGATTTGACAGCTTGATAGAAGGTTTCTTGGGTCAGTTCTTCTGCTAAATCAACATCAGCTGTTAAACAAATAAGAAATCGTTTTATGTCAGCTGCGTAAGTATAGATGTCACTTAACTCTTCCATCCTCCTCCCTCCCCTCTAAGATTTTTCATTGAGATACTTATATATAGACTTTCTCTACGATTCGTTACAAAAAATTTTAATTTTTTTCATAAAAAAACCTTCACAAGTTGTTTTACTCACATTGTGAAGGTCAAAGAATTTCTTACTATGCACGAGATAATACACCAATCAAAACATTAAAAACCAGTAAATCCATCAAAATATGGGCTTAACCAAATTGTGATGTACGTTAATCCATCAAAAAATAAAATAATACCAAGTACAACCATCATATAGCCACCTATTTTTGTAATGACTGTGCTATATTTTCGTATCCATCCTAATTTCGTAATAAATTGTGATAGTAGTAAAAATGGGATCGCAAACCCTAGCACATACACAACCATGTAAAACACGCCAACATTAGGATTTTGGGAAGCCATCATAAAAACCGCGCCAGTAATAGGGCCAGAACACGGTGTCCATCCAGCAGCAAATGCAAGTCCAATTAGTAATGAGCCAAAATAGCCTGTTGGTCGATTTTTAATAGCTAGTCTCTTCTCTTGCATCAGAAACTTCGGTGACAAAAAACCGATGATGATTAATCCGAAAATAACAATTAAAATAGCGCCAATTTGACGAAGTAAATCCTTATATTGAAAAAAGAACCAGCCTACTAATGATGAACCGTATCCTAAGAAGATAAAAATAATTGAAAAACCTAATAGAAAAAAGATTGTATGAAGCAAGCCAATTCTTTTTGATTTTTTATTTTCTCCCTGTAATTCATCCAATGACATACCCGTAATATAGGAAATAAATGCAGGGTATAGCGGTAAGGTACAAGGTGAAATAAAATTCAAAAATCCTGCACCAAATGCTAATAATATATTCAAGTCTGACAGCATAGTCAATAGCTTCCTTTCTTCAGTATAGTGCCCAGTATGTAATGGTATCTGTTACACCTATAATGATTAAAATTACACCCGCTACATTTTGAATTACTCTCCCCATTCTCATGCTAAATCGTATAATGACACGTTTCTCATAAAAGAAATGAATCAGTGCCAACATGATCAAAAGCGGTACGGAGGTTGCTACACCAAAAATAGCTGGTAGCACTAGGCCATACGAAGTTGATGCAACCGTCGGCATTAGCCATACAAAGAAAAGTACGAACATTGTTGGGCAAAAGGCTAGAGAAAAACTAGCACCCATCAGCAGGGAACCAATTTCCCCTTCTTTCAACACTGTTGGAAGAAGCGAAGAAATTCGATTCAGAAATTTTATTTTAAAAATGCCAATGAGTACGAGACCCGTTATTATCATAATCGGACCTATTGCCTGGCGAAAAATAGGAAAATACACAGTCATTTTCGTTTCAAAAGATTGGCCAAATATCCATGCAAAAAAGCCTAATAAACTAAAGACAATAACCTTCCCAACTATAAAAAACACAATTTCCTGCCAATTACTTTTCATTTGCATAGTACGATTCCCATAAAAAGTAATAGCGCTCATATTACCTGTTATTTGACAAGGAGCTAAAGCGCCTATTAAGCCAAGCAGAATCGCCATAATAAGCGGGGCATGCTCATAGGCATTCAAAAATTCTGATATAGGATTGCTTATGATTTGGCTTATTTTTGACATCAACGTATACATTTAAAACACCTACTATATTATTGCTGAAGTATGTTTGTTTATCTAAATATTCTTTGTACTCGGGTGTTTTTTGACTTTACCTGAGCGGATCTCTCTTGCACTCGAGCGTTTTTCGGCTATACCTGAGCGGATCTCTCCTGCACCTGAGCGTTTTTACACTTTGCCAGAGCGATTCTCTCTTGCACCCGAGCGTTTTTCCGCTTTACCTGAGCAATTCTCTCTTGCACCCGAGCATTTTTACACTTTGCCTGAGCAATTCTCTCTTGTACCCGAGCGTTTTTACACTTTACCTGAGCGGGTCTCTCTTGCACCCGAGCGTTTTTCCGCTTTACCTGAGCGATTCTCTCTTGCACCCGAGCGTTTTTCCGCTTTACCTGAGCAATTCTCTCTTGCACCCGAGCGTTTTTACACTTTACCTGAGCAATTCTCTCTTGCACCCGAGCGTTTTTCCGCTTTACCTGAGCGGGTCTCTCTTGCACCCGAGCGTTTTTCCTCTTTGCCTGAGCGATTCTCTCTTGCACCTGAGCGTTTTTCCTCTTTACCTGAGCGGATCTGAGGTTAGTATCTCTCCTGCACCCGAGCGTTTTTCCTCTTTGCCTGAGCGATTCTCTCTTGCACCTGAGCGTTTTTCCTCTTTACCTGAGCGGATCTCTCTTGCACCTGAGCGTTTTTACACCTTACCTGTTTTATATGGGTAACTGTATGCATACTAAACTATGAAAGAGATTGACTTCCTCTTTGTTTATGCGGATTACATACCACTAGTATATAAAGTAAATATGAATAATTGATGCAGATTAGCGTTTTAACAGATGCACTTTTGACCAAAGTATGTCTAATGTAGTTTTATAGCTTGTTGTACCTTTACTCACAAACTAAATCATCGTAAATTAGGTGACAAACCGATAAAAAATTCTCAATATCAGCTGATAAATATTTTGCTAGAAAGTAGCTATTGGACATAATATGAGAAAATTCTTGTACGGAATAGCTATGTAATAAATTCTGTTGATAATCAGCCTCAATGACACTTCTTGGTAAAAAGGCAATGCCAAGTCCATGCTTCACAAAATTTTTAATAACCTCAGTTTGATTAATATGCATGCTTTTATAGCGCTTAAATTGTTGTAATACTTGCTGTATGTCTTGCCAATAGGGTGCATATTCATGTGTTAAAATCATTTCTTGTTGTAAAAGTGTCAGCGCATCCACCTCTTTTTTTATCATTGGAGCAATTAATTGAAGTGGTTCCTGTGCGAGAAGGACAGTATGAAGATCTCGAGTGGAGGTCAGTTTTGATAAACCAATATCTACCTCTCCT
This window harbors:
- a CDS encoding sigma-70 family RNA polymerase sigma factor, which codes for MEELSDIYTYAADIKRFLICLTADVDLAEELTQETFYQAVKSIERYNGECKMTVWLCKIAKHTYYNHLKKEKRHHHRSVEQMIQMGYDVPSNADLPDVEVIKRNTLISIHKEIHLLNEPYREIFILRTSVNFSFKEIGEIFEKSENWARVTFYRAKLKLIERIRGENIEL
- a CDS encoding LysR family transcriptional regulator; its protein translation is METEWIRTFLVAARTENFRETAEQRFITQSTVSKHIQHLEKELQTTLFDRQGKQVKLNRFGAYFFQKAEKMIMTVDEGIHKMESFLHGYTSHLTIGVAPQIANSTLPAIIQTFQRQKPSIQITIELLKSNEIGEAVYTGEVDIGLSKLTSTRDLHTVLLAQEPLQLIAPMIKKEVDALTLLQQEMILTHEYAPYWQDIQQVLQQFKRYKSMHINQTEVIKNFVKHGLGIAFLPRSVIEADYQQNLLHSYSVQEFSHIMSNSYFLAKYLSADIENFLSVCHLIYDDLVCE
- a CDS encoding cytochrome C biogenesis protein CcdA, yielding MLSDLNILLAFGAGFLNFISPCTLPLYPAFISYITGMSLDELQGENKKSKRIGLLHTIFFLLGFSIIFIFLGYGSSLVGWFFFQYKDLLRQIGAILIVIFGLIIIGFLSPKFLMQEKRLAIKNRPTGYFGSLLIGLAFAAGWTPCSGPITGAVFMMASQNPNVGVFYMVVYVLGFAIPFLLLSQFITKLGWIRKYSTVITKIGGYMMVVLGIILFFDGLTYITIWLSPYFDGFTGF
- a CDS encoding cytochrome C biosynthesis protein codes for the protein MYTLMSKISQIISNPISEFLNAYEHAPLIMAILLGLIGALAPCQITGNMSAITFYGNRTMQMKSNWQEIVFFIVGKVIVFSLLGFFAWIFGQSFETKMTVYFPIFRQAIGPIMIITGLVLIGIFKIKFLNRISSLLPTVLKEGEIGSLLMGASFSLAFCPTMFVLFFVWLMPTVASTSYGLVLPAIFGVATSVPLLIMLALIHFFYEKRVIIRFSMRMGRVIQNVAGVILIIIGVTDTITYWALY